DNA from Homo sapiens chromosome 1, GRCh38.p14 Primary Assembly:
TGGGGTAGATTATTTTGATGCTGGCTAGCTGCTTGGGGGTCCCTGACACAGGGCTGCCCACCCCACTTGATGGACTTAGAGAGCCTGTATTCTCATTATTGTTGACCATCTGGTTAGCAGGGCAGGTGGTAGAGGTTCcgatggcagtggtggtggtgccAGCGGCAATGGCTTGGGTTTGGGCCTGATTGTCCTTGTCGTAGGTTGCCACAGTGCAGCAGCTGGCACTGCTGCATCCACAATTCAGCGAGCGGGCAGAGCCGCTGGATGAGGGCATATACGTCAGATTCGCAGCCTTGAGGGACACAACGGTGGTGGCGATGACAGGAGGGTGGCTGTTACTGCCTGGGTTGGCAGAGCCAAGGTAACTAGAGTCTAAACAAAGGTTGAGATCCTGAGGTCGGACGGGCCTAGATAGTGCCACTACTACCCTGTCGTCTAAAGGAGACGGAGGCATGAGGAGGCTGAAAACTGGCAATTCAAGAAGAACTCAAGACAGTCTgtaaagaaggggaagggggaaagaaagaataaagtcaCGTGACACAAAAGGCAGTCTCATCCAATCCCTGGGAAAGACCTTTGCATCCCTCTGAGCAAAGTCGTCCTAATTGCCCTTTATCATACCATTATCAAaacttgaaattcatttttatgtattcaaaGAGGATGCAAACCTGAGGGCTCCAATCAATTTGGTTGCTAAGTCTAAGGTTAAATTTGGATGTAATGTTGTAAATGTTAATGAACAACCTTTCCTGGACCTACATAAAAGTTCAGCTGTAGAGAAGGTATAAgcacaaataattagaaaagctGAAGACAGAAGGGAGGCTCTTAAGAGGCATCTATTCTGAACCTCAGCTCTCGGGCAGAAGTACACTGCAAACATCTGAGAAAGACCCATTTGTCCACCCTTGCATGCTTGCCATTTAATTCCCTCACTCGCTGCAAAGGCAAAGGGGTAACCAAGAGCACTGGCATGGTTCACAGAAAGGTACAGCAGCTAAATATACATCAGGGTGGATGTCAACTTTCTGCAAATCCCCTTAAGTGAATCTCTTTAACTTGGAGCTATTCTTGCCTTCCATTCTCTATTGGGGTCCTTTGAAAAGCACAACATAGTCATACTAAAACCTCACATGTTGTCTTTTGGCCTCTTATAAATTAATCTGCATTTCCCCTTTTCACTACTAACTGGTGTCCTAAAACGAAATCTCAAGCCATGGAGCCAGATCTGGAAACCTGGAAACCCCAGCCCCGGCAAATCCCTCACCCTTTGCTCTCTCACCTGCCCCCGCCCTCATTCCTGCCTGGAAAGGACAACTTGGGCTCTCCTCCCCTCTTCATCTCCCTGGCTGGCACAGACTGTGCATCCTAGAGCTTCTCTCAATGGGAGGCAGCCACGTTGTATAAGGTTTCAATCCCATACAGATATCCCCCCTTCAAGAGTACTGATTCCGTAAAGAGGACCTCCCAATTAGCCTGTACTCGTTGAAAGGGACAGTGAATTGTTGCCCACCGGATCTATCTCTGATTTCAGAGTGTCTGCAAAAAGACAGCTCCTTCCTCCTGTAGGCACAGGGGCACTCTACAACTCAGGCTTGCTAACTCTTCTTCTTCTATTAGACATGCACATAGCAAAGACGCCAAACCCCACGCCAAGAGACGCTCACCTAAACGAACTTTAAGAGCTATCAGGAAAAATGCCATCTATCATCCGTCTACACACGACCGTCACCATTCTCATCCGTCTACACACGACCGTCACCATTCTCTGACACAGAACCAAAGTGTCACAGGCGGAATCCACACTCACGCGCGCACACGGGGCACGCACCCATCACGTCGGCAGATCTCCAACGACTCGGGTTTCTCTCACCCACCTTTGGATGGGAGCGAAGGAGTCAACCCCCCTTCCCTTGCGTAGTATTTTTTCTGAAGAGCGAGTTCTATTCCAGAAGCTATAACTGTTTCCCGGTTGGACCAAGCGGtgaaagtctttgctattgtgttaCCTGGTAGGACACGTCCAGGATCAACATACCATTTCTTCTGAGAGGGACGCATAAGCGTGTTCACAGAGACACGCGCTGGGACCCCCACCTCCACACAGAGTTCaaggctcacacacacacacacggagtgTATAGAGAGACCTGCATCCCTGCAGCAGAGGGTCGGGCGTACATACTGCCCGTGAAACCATCCAGTCTGGCCCAGAAAATCTCCCAGAGAAATACTGAGCTATCCCCTCTCCCTTCCACCACTAGGCAAGAGCTGGAGAGAAAATTAAGTGGTTAGAGAATGCTTCTTCCCCATTCCTGGAGCACTTAAC
Protein-coding regions in this window:
- the DUSP10 gene encoding dual specificity protein phosphatase 10 isoform X2 translates to MPPSPLDDRVVVALSRPVRPQDLNLCLDSSYLGSANPGSNSHPPVIATTVVSLKAANLTYMPSSSGSARSLNCGCSSASCCTVATYDKDNQAQTQAIAAGTTTTAIGTSTTCPANQMVNNNENTGSLSPSSGVGSPVSGTPKQLASIKIIYPNDLAKKMTKCSKSHLPSQGPVIIDCRPFMEYNKSHIQGAVHINCADKISRRRLQQGKITVLDLISCREGKDSFKRIFSKEIIVYDENTNEPSRVMPSQPLHIVLESLKREGKEPLVLKGVHDKKQVFCVFMI
- the DUSP10 gene encoding dual specificity protein phosphatase 10 isoform X1; the protein is MPPSPLDDRVVVALSRPVRPQDLNLCLDSSYLGSANPGSNSHPPVIATTVVSLKAANLTYMPSSSGSARSLNCGCSSASCCTVATYDKDNQAQTQAIAAGTTTTAIGTSTTCPANQMVNNNENTGSLSPSSGVGSPVSGTPKQLASIKIIYPNDLAKKMTKCSKSHLPSQGPVIIDCRPFMEYNKSHIQGAVHINCADKISRRRLQQGKITVLDLISCREGKDSFKRIFSKEIIVYDENTNEPSRVMPSQPLHIVLESLKREGKEPLVLKVGGVVDRGDPSVIEK